Proteins from a single region of Amorphus orientalis:
- a CDS encoding NfeD family protein, giving the protein MDGPVMIASLYQTIGPWSWMILGLCLIAVAVLLPGLFFFWFGLAAIGVGVAALVLAGFVWQLQIVAFLAAACLIVLAGRLWTRRRRAGDAEEA; this is encoded by the coding sequence GTGGATGGTCCCGTCATGATCGCGTCGCTCTATCAGACGATCGGCCCCTGGTCCTGGATGATCCTGGGGCTGTGCCTGATTGCGGTCGCCGTCCTTCTGCCGGGGCTGTTCTTCTTCTGGTTCGGCCTGGCCGCGATCGGGGTGGGCGTCGCGGCGCTGGTGCTGGCCGGCTTCGTCTGGCAGCTCCAGATCGTGGCCTTCCTCGCGGCGGCCTGCCTGATCGTGCTGGCGGGGCGCTTGTGGACCCGCCGCCGTCGCGCCGGCGACGCCGAGGAAGCGTAG
- a CDS encoding DEAD/DEAH box helicase, with the protein MKFTLKDYQEDAVKDVLENIKDASMFWHDRQRKTAFSLTATTGAGKTVMAAAVFEALFHGDDNFDFEPDPGAVVIWFSDDPALNAQSHFRLREASDRLTLSDLVIVQNTFNREKLEAGKVYFLNTQKLSKSSLLVRGHDPDDPGVETDARQTVMPDMRAFTIWDTIQNTIEDPDLTLYLVLDEAHRGMKASGGTGGSEKPTIVKRLINGYGSVPGIPIVLGISATVERFNAAMADMQGRATLPNVMVDSGKVQASGLLKDTIILDVPNEVGQFDTVLVRRGIDKLKEITAAWQGYVKQQDNADTVAPLMVLQVPNSPDHDEIGRALDTIYERWPELGDDAVAHVFGDHTTQTFGSHSISYISPERVQESTWVRVLIAKDAISTGWDCPRAEVMVSFRPAKDRTHITQLLGRMVRTPLARRIPGNERLNAVDCLLPFFDAQSVKDVARALMAGGDVGEELPGRRVLINPDEMKPNPTLPQAVWDKLLSLPSQSLPKRQSKPVKRLTSLAHELAADGLLPEAGKKAHAEMHKVLNAARERYKSEIANARKTVLTVEGKSLKADLDTREMSFDDFLEAADFAVIDDAYRRSGRAISPDLGNTYSEALAKADSEEDDLEAALIEARVTVAALGLVPEVKEYLEAEAEILANKWLAEYRVQIKSLSDERKDVYQQISQMSAHPQDFYLAKPTSWMQPTTARDADGAETPLPRFERHLMCAADGMFPEDFTSSWEGDVVSVELKRAGTIAWYRNPSRASQDSLGVTYEDGGDVKIMRPDFIFFAELADGSIAADIVDPHGTQFSDSIPKLIGLARYAESHGSVYRRIESIAKVGDRYRVLDLTEPSVRSAVKDASSTAALFSSSVATDLIS; encoded by the coding sequence ATGAAGTTCACGCTCAAAGATTACCAGGAAGATGCCGTCAAGGACGTGCTCGAGAACATCAAGGACGCGTCGATGTTCTGGCACGATCGGCAAAGGAAAACGGCTTTCTCACTGACTGCGACCACCGGGGCCGGCAAGACTGTCATGGCCGCAGCTGTGTTTGAGGCGCTGTTTCATGGCGACGACAATTTCGACTTCGAGCCCGATCCCGGCGCGGTCGTGATCTGGTTCAGCGATGACCCCGCGCTGAACGCTCAGTCGCATTTCCGTTTGCGTGAAGCATCCGACCGTCTGACGCTGTCGGATCTTGTCATCGTGCAGAACACCTTCAATCGCGAGAAGCTCGAGGCCGGCAAGGTTTACTTTTTGAACACGCAGAAGCTGAGCAAATCGAGCCTGCTGGTTCGCGGCCACGATCCCGACGATCCGGGTGTCGAGACAGACGCCCGTCAGACCGTGATGCCCGACATGCGCGCATTCACGATCTGGGACACGATCCAGAACACCATCGAGGACCCGGATCTGACTCTCTACCTCGTCCTCGACGAGGCACATCGCGGCATGAAGGCCTCGGGCGGTACCGGCGGTAGCGAAAAGCCAACCATCGTGAAGCGGCTGATCAACGGATACGGCTCGGTGCCCGGCATCCCGATTGTCCTAGGCATCTCGGCGACGGTCGAACGCTTCAACGCCGCCATGGCCGACATGCAGGGCCGAGCCACGCTTCCCAACGTGATGGTCGACTCTGGCAAGGTGCAAGCCTCAGGCCTGCTGAAGGATACGATCATTCTCGATGTGCCCAACGAGGTCGGCCAGTTCGATACCGTTCTGGTCCGGCGCGGCATCGACAAACTAAAAGAGATCACGGCTGCGTGGCAGGGGTATGTAAAGCAGCAGGACAATGCGGATACTGTAGCGCCGCTGATGGTTCTGCAGGTACCGAACTCACCAGATCACGACGAGATCGGTCGTGCGCTCGATACGATCTATGAGCGATGGCCCGAACTCGGCGACGACGCCGTGGCTCACGTATTCGGAGATCACACGACCCAGACGTTCGGCAGCCACTCGATTTCCTACATTTCCCCGGAGCGTGTGCAGGAGTCGACCTGGGTGCGCGTTCTGATCGCCAAGGACGCGATCAGCACTGGCTGGGACTGTCCGAGGGCGGAGGTGATGGTGTCGTTCCGCCCCGCCAAGGACAGAACGCACATTACGCAGCTTCTCGGCCGCATGGTCCGCACACCGCTCGCGAGGAGGATACCGGGCAATGAGCGGCTGAACGCCGTTGATTGCCTTTTGCCGTTCTTCGACGCGCAGTCGGTGAAGGATGTAGCCAGGGCGCTCATGGCCGGCGGTGACGTGGGCGAAGAGCTCCCGGGCCGGCGGGTATTGATCAATCCGGACGAGATGAAGCCGAACCCGACGCTTCCGCAGGCGGTCTGGGACAAGCTGCTTTCGCTCCCATCGCAATCGCTTCCGAAGCGACAGTCAAAGCCTGTGAAGCGGCTGACCTCGCTGGCCCACGAACTTGCTGCTGACGGGCTCCTTCCGGAAGCCGGCAAGAAGGCTCACGCCGAGATGCACAAGGTGCTAAACGCCGCGCGGGAGCGCTATAAGTCGGAGATCGCGAACGCGCGCAAGACCGTGCTCACGGTCGAAGGCAAGAGCCTCAAAGCCGATCTGGACACTCGCGAGATGTCGTTTGATGACTTCCTAGAGGCTGCAGATTTCGCGGTGATCGATGATGCATACCGCCGGTCAGGGCGCGCCATTAGTCCGGATCTTGGAAATACCTACAGCGAAGCTCTCGCGAAGGCCGATAGTGAGGAGGATGACCTGGAAGCCGCGCTAATCGAGGCGCGCGTCACGGTCGCTGCGCTCGGCCTCGTCCCGGAAGTAAAGGAGTACTTAGAGGCGGAGGCGGAGATCCTCGCGAACAAGTGGCTCGCGGAGTACCGGGTCCAGATCAAAAGCCTCTCGGACGAGCGTAAGGATGTCTATCAACAGATCAGTCAGATGAGTGCGCATCCTCAGGATTTTTATCTAGCGAAGCCAACTTCGTGGATGCAGCCCACTACTGCCCGAGACGCGGATGGGGCGGAGACCCCTTTACCACGCTTCGAGCGGCACTTGATGTGCGCCGCGGACGGTATGTTCCCAGAGGACTTTACATCTTCGTGGGAAGGAGACGTCGTGTCCGTAGAGCTGAAGCGCGCGGGAACGATCGCTTGGTATCGAAATCCATCTCGCGCGAGCCAGGACTCCCTCGGCGTGACCTACGAAGATGGAGGGGACGTCAAGATCATGCGACCCGACTTTATCTTCTTCGCTGAGCTAGCAGATGGGTCTATTGCCGCTGATATTGTTGACCCACACGGGACGCAGTTTAGTGATTCAATACCAAAACTGATAGGACTTGCACGGTACGCTGAGAGCCATGGAAGTGTTTACCGGCGGATCGAATCAATTGCTAAGGTCGGTGATCGGTATCGTGTGCTCGACCTTACCGAGCCGTCAGTCCGGTCTGCGGTAAAAGACGCGAGTTCAACGGCAGCTCTCTTCTCAAGTAGCGTGGCAACAGACTTAATCTCCTGA
- the hemH gene encoding ferrochelatase yields the protein MNEHKPVSDTASVGNAWPKDHPPVRFGRVGVLLVNLGTPEATDYWSMRRYLKEFLSDRRVIEVPRAVWWPILNGIILSTRPQKSGEAYETIWNKERNESPLKTITRSQSELLAGTYAEEPRVSVDWAMRYGHPSIASRIEALQAEGCEKILVVPLYPQYAASTTATVNDKVFEALMKMRWQPALRTAPPWHDDPVYIDALATSLERHLAELDFTPEVVLTSYHGLPESYLKKGDPYHCHCHKTTRLLRDRLGWPEDRLRVTFQSRFGREVWLQPYTDETVKQLARDGVKRLAIMTPGFVSDCLETLEEIAIQNGEFFHEAGGEQFAAIPCLNDSPEGMAVLEAVVSRELQGWV from the coding sequence ATGAACGAACACAAGCCGGTTTCCGACACCGCCAGCGTCGGCAATGCGTGGCCGAAGGATCATCCGCCCGTCCGGTTCGGGCGGGTCGGGGTGCTGCTGGTCAATCTCGGCACGCCGGAGGCCACCGACTACTGGTCGATGCGGCGTTACCTGAAGGAGTTCCTCTCGGATCGTCGTGTCATCGAGGTGCCGCGCGCCGTCTGGTGGCCGATCCTCAACGGCATCATCCTGTCCACCCGGCCGCAGAAGTCGGGCGAAGCCTACGAGACGATCTGGAACAAGGAGCGCAACGAATCGCCCCTGAAGACGATCACCCGCTCCCAGTCCGAACTGCTCGCCGGAACTTACGCCGAGGAACCGCGCGTGTCGGTGGACTGGGCGATGCGCTACGGCCACCCGTCGATCGCATCGCGGATCGAGGCCCTGCAGGCGGAGGGATGCGAGAAGATCCTCGTCGTGCCGCTCTATCCCCAGTACGCGGCGTCCACGACAGCCACGGTGAACGACAAGGTGTTCGAGGCGCTGATGAAGATGCGGTGGCAGCCGGCCCTCAGGACGGCGCCTCCCTGGCACGATGACCCGGTCTACATCGACGCGCTGGCGACGTCGCTGGAGCGTCACCTGGCCGAACTGGACTTCACCCCGGAAGTCGTCCTGACCTCCTATCACGGGCTGCCGGAATCCTATCTGAAGAAGGGCGATCCCTATCACTGCCACTGCCACAAGACGACGCGGCTCCTCAGGGACCGGCTCGGCTGGCCGGAGGACCGGCTCCGGGTGACGTTCCAGTCCCGCTTCGGCCGGGAAGTCTGGCTGCAGCCCTATACCGACGAAACGGTGAAGCAGTTGGCCCGCGACGGGGTGAAACGGCTGGCGATCATGACGCCCGGGTTCGTCTCCGACTGCCTGGAGACGCTGGAGGAAATCGCGATCCAGAACGGCGAGTTCTTCCACGAGGCGGGCGGAGAACAGTTCGCCGCGATCCCGTGTCTCAACGATTCTCCCGAAGGCATGGCCGTGCTGGAGGCGGTAGTGTCGCGGGAACTGCAGGGCTGGGTCTGA
- a CDS encoding YbaK/EbsC family protein, translating into MSEDTLPASALRVADAARAAGLDIEVRVMPASTRTAEEAAAACGTGVAQIVKSLVFRGKDSGRPLLLLVSGTNRVHEASVGRRIGEKLARPDADFVRAETGFAIGGIPPIGHEAAIPVYMDRSLLDYDVVWAAAGTPNAVFSVAPAALRDASNATVIEVTPDS; encoded by the coding sequence ATGAGTGAAGACACGCTTCCGGCAAGTGCCCTGCGGGTTGCCGATGCGGCACGCGCCGCAGGTCTGGACATCGAGGTCAGGGTGATGCCCGCCTCCACCCGCACCGCCGAGGAGGCGGCGGCGGCCTGTGGCACCGGCGTGGCCCAGATCGTGAAATCGCTGGTCTTCCGAGGAAAGGACAGCGGCCGCCCGCTTCTGCTGCTCGTGTCCGGGACCAACCGGGTGCACGAAGCCTCCGTCGGCCGACGGATCGGCGAGAAGCTGGCCCGGCCCGACGCGGACTTCGTCCGTGCGGAGACGGGTTTCGCCATCGGCGGCATTCCGCCGATCGGCCACGAGGCCGCGATTCCCGTCTACATGGACCGGTCCCTGCTCGATTACGACGTGGTCTGGGCGGCAGCCGGCACGCCGAATGCGGTGTTCTCCGTCGCCCCCGCCGCCCTGCGCGACGCGAGCAACGCCACCGTGATCGAGGTCACGCCGGACAGCTGA
- the sciP gene encoding CtrA inhibitor SciP has product MTEHVSPRYRYVIGPDGTPLTLADLPPPDTKRWVIRRKAEVVAAVRGGLLSLEEACERYTLTVEEFLSWNSLIDRHGLAGLRATKVQDYRV; this is encoded by the coding sequence ATGACCGAACATGTGTCTCCGCGTTACCGGTATGTCATTGGACCGGATGGAACGCCTTTGACTTTGGCGGATCTGCCTCCGCCGGACACCAAACGTTGGGTGATCCGGCGAAAGGCGGAAGTCGTCGCCGCCGTTCGCGGCGGCCTCCTGTCCCTCGAAGAAGCGTGCGAGCGCTATACTTTGACGGTCGAGGAGTTCCTGTCCTGGAACTCGCTGATCGACCGTCATGGCCTCGCGGGATTGAGAGCGACCAAGGTTCAGGACTACCGGGTCTAG
- a CDS encoding NUDIX domain-containing protein codes for MARTPPSAFRQHLHGIAGKSILGLRHRLKKGVSLGVRGLAFSDAGEVFLVRHSYLPGFHLPGGGVDPGESAYAAMVRELREEGNLELTEPGAFFGFYFNPSLGNRDHVALYVARSVRQPAPPRVPNSEILEARFFALDALPDETTPATRRRLAEVLKGAPVSEHW; via the coding sequence ATGGCCAGAACTCCGCCGTCCGCCTTCCGCCAGCATCTGCATGGCATCGCAGGCAAGAGCATTCTCGGTCTGCGCCACCGGCTGAAGAAAGGGGTCAGCCTCGGCGTGCGGGGGCTGGCCTTCTCGGACGCGGGAGAGGTGTTTCTGGTGCGCCACTCCTATCTGCCGGGGTTTCATCTGCCGGGCGGCGGCGTCGATCCGGGCGAGAGCGCCTATGCGGCGATGGTTCGCGAACTCAGGGAGGAGGGCAACCTGGAGCTCACAGAGCCCGGAGCGTTCTTCGGCTTCTATTTCAATCCGTCGCTGGGCAACCGCGACCACGTCGCCCTGTACGTGGCAAGGTCGGTCCGGCAGCCGGCGCCGCCACGGGTGCCCAACTCCGAGATCCTGGAGGCGCGGTTCTTTGCCCTCGACGCGCTTCCCGACGAGACAACGCCGGCCACGCGCCGACGCCTTGCGGAGGTTCTGAAAGGCGCTCCGGTCTCCGAGCACTGGTAG
- a CDS encoding bifunctional metallophosphatase/5'-nucleotidase, protein MLIPFGSIGRRLAVCLAVAVTAGLWARTAGAEPVGSFSVIAINDTDQMTADDGRGGLDRIAAAVAAERARGGRVLVVHAGDALSPSIMSSFDTGAHMVDLLNTIGVDVFVPGNHEFDFGKDVFLERMQALQATKLAANLRAADGSTLDGFQDHIVTEIAGVRVGIVGILGDRTSVVSSPGDLIIGPTLASAFEQARVLRNEGAEFVIAVVHDNVSRDLLLARSGVFDLIVSGDDHVLTVTYDGRTALVESREQGEYLGIVDVTLDVAGEADARRLTWSPSFRVIDTSTLAPAPSLAAKVSEYSATLDAALDEPIATTATELDTRAATVRAGEAPFANVVADALRSVTEADVAITNGGGIRGDRVYPAGHQLTRRDILTELPFGNQAVLLTITGTDIVRALENGFSLVETGAGRFPHVSGMTVTVDFSRPPGSRVEAVEIAGKMLDPGQTYRLATNDYMARGGDGYTALRNATPIIDANDGVLLATAVIDHIRSQPAFEPALDGRIRTN, encoded by the coding sequence ATGTTGATTCCCTTCGGTTCGATCGGCCGACGCCTGGCGGTTTGCCTCGCCGTTGCGGTTACGGCCGGCCTCTGGGCGAGAACCGCCGGCGCGGAGCCGGTCGGCTCCTTCTCCGTCATCGCCATCAACGACACCGACCAGATGACCGCGGACGATGGCCGGGGCGGCCTCGACCGGATCGCCGCCGCGGTGGCCGCCGAGCGGGCCAGGGGCGGCCGGGTTCTCGTGGTGCATGCAGGGGATGCCCTGTCGCCCTCGATCATGTCCAGCTTTGACACCGGCGCCCACATGGTCGACCTGCTCAACACGATCGGCGTCGACGTGTTCGTCCCGGGTAATCACGAATTCGATTTCGGCAAGGACGTCTTCCTGGAGCGGATGCAGGCGCTGCAGGCGACCAAGCTCGCCGCCAACCTGCGCGCCGCCGACGGCAGCACGCTCGACGGCTTCCAGGATCACATCGTCACCGAGATCGCCGGCGTGCGGGTCGGCATTGTGGGCATTCTCGGCGACCGGACGTCGGTGGTCTCCTCGCCCGGGGACCTGATCATCGGGCCGACGCTCGCCAGCGCGTTCGAGCAGGCCAGGGTGCTGCGCAACGAAGGCGCCGAGTTCGTCATCGCGGTGGTCCACGACAACGTCTCCCGCGACCTTCTCCTCGCCCGCTCCGGCGTGTTCGACCTCATCGTTTCCGGCGACGACCATGTCCTCACCGTGACCTATGACGGCCGGACGGCGCTGGTGGAATCCCGCGAACAGGGCGAATATCTCGGCATCGTCGACGTGACCCTCGACGTCGCGGGCGAAGCCGACGCCCGTCGCTTGACCTGGTCGCCGTCCTTTCGCGTGATCGACACCTCCACGCTCGCGCCCGCCCCTTCGCTGGCCGCAAAAGTCTCCGAATACAGCGCGACCCTCGACGCCGCCCTCGACGAACCGATCGCAACCACGGCCACCGAACTCGACACCCGCGCCGCCACGGTGCGGGCCGGGGAAGCCCCGTTCGCAAACGTGGTCGCCGACGCCCTGAGATCGGTGACGGAGGCGGACGTGGCCATCACCAACGGCGGAGGCATCCGGGGCGACCGCGTCTATCCCGCCGGCCACCAGCTTACCCGCCGCGACATTCTGACCGAGCTGCCGTTCGGCAACCAGGCCGTCCTCTTGACCATCACCGGCACCGACATCGTGCGCGCGCTGGAAAACGGCTTCTCCCTGGTGGAAACCGGCGCGGGCCGCTTCCCTCACGTCTCCGGCATGACGGTCACCGTCGATTTCAGCCGCCCGCCTGGCTCGCGGGTGGAGGCGGTCGAGATCGCCGGCAAGATGCTCGATCCGGGACAGACCTACCGGCTGGCGACCAACGACTACATGGCGCGCGGCGGCGACGGATACACGGCCCTGCGCAACGCGACCCCGATCATCGACGCCAATGACGGCGTCCTGCTCGCGACCGCGGTCATCGACCACATCCGCAGCCAGCCCGCCTTCGAGCCCGCTCTCGACGGCCGCATCCGCACCAACTGA
- a CDS encoding metallophosphoesterase family protein, with the protein MTDTDSSAFTFAHLSDPHLGPLPEPRLRELASKRMIGYVNWHRNRSGSHLEEPLQRLVADMLARTPDHIAVTGDLVNLALKAEISVARQWLQALGPSRDVTVIPGNHDAYVPGALGRAWQAWADHMTDDDKPRSAAGERFPFVRRRGPVAIVGTSSAVATGPFMATGTFGASQAQRLTECLKALGHHGYFRVVLIHHPPVRGSTSWYKRLVGGSRFREAVRKAGAELVLHGHTHRRSIDWIGSLPVIGVPAASNAGHANGAAYNLFSVTGEAGAWDCEMVEWGLSGPTAPVAEIDRRMLYRAGRVIRDKDAQEKAVDMVTSE; encoded by the coding sequence ATGACCGATACCGATTCGTCCGCCTTCACCTTCGCCCACCTCTCCGACCCACATCTCGGCCCCCTGCCCGAACCCCGCCTGCGCGAACTCGCCTCCAAGCGGATGATCGGCTACGTCAACTGGCATCGAAACAGGTCGGGCTCGCACCTGGAAGAGCCGCTGCAGCGCCTCGTCGCCGACATGCTGGCCCGAACGCCCGATCACATCGCCGTCACGGGCGATCTGGTGAACCTCGCGCTCAAGGCCGAAATATCCGTCGCCCGCCAGTGGCTGCAAGCGCTCGGCCCCTCCCGCGACGTGACCGTCATTCCGGGCAACCACGATGCCTACGTTCCGGGTGCGTTGGGGCGCGCCTGGCAGGCGTGGGCCGATCACATGACCGACGACGACAAGCCGCGCTCCGCCGCCGGCGAGCGCTTTCCCTTCGTCCGCCGCCGCGGCCCGGTCGCCATCGTCGGCACGTCGAGCGCCGTCGCCACGGGCCCGTTCATGGCGACCGGCACCTTCGGCGCCAGCCAGGCCCAGCGGCTGACGGAGTGCCTGAAGGCCCTCGGCCACCACGGCTATTTCCGCGTGGTCCTGATTCACCATCCGCCCGTGCGCGGCTCGACGAGCTGGTACAAGCGGCTGGTCGGCGGTTCGCGCTTCCGCGAGGCCGTGCGCAAGGCAGGCGCGGAACTCGTCCTCCACGGCCATACCCACCGCCGCTCGATCGACTGGATCGGTTCCCTTCCGGTGATCGGCGTGCCCGCGGCGTCGAATGCCGGCCACGCCAACGGCGCGGCCTACAACCTGTTTTCGGTCACCGGCGAAGCCGGCGCCTGGGACTGCGAGATGGTCGAATGGGGCCTGTCCGGCCCGACCGCCCCGGTTGCGGAGATCGACCGCCGGATGCTCTATCGCGCCGGCAGGGTGATCCGGGACAAGGACGCGCAGGAGAAGGCCGTCGACATGGTGACATCGGAATGA
- a CDS encoding cupin domain-containing protein, translating to MPRPWHLMTATLGAVLLSSASLMAEPGSVVVKKVLETTETASGRPITVPPHPELTVSTYTIPAHESLAMHKHPYARYAYVLEGRITVETLTGERFDYETGDVIVEVIDQWHLGRTGDGPARLLVIDQTPPGASATILKDKSATE from the coding sequence ATGCCGAGACCCTGGCACCTCATGACCGCCACGCTCGGAGCCGTACTGCTGTCGTCCGCCTCTCTGATGGCGGAACCCGGGTCGGTGGTCGTGAAAAAGGTTCTGGAGACGACCGAAACGGCATCGGGCCGGCCCATCACCGTTCCCCCGCATCCCGAACTGACCGTGAGCACCTACACGATACCGGCCCACGAGTCCCTGGCCATGCACAAGCATCCCTATGCGCGCTACGCCTACGTGCTGGAAGGGCGCATTACGGTGGAGACGCTCACGGGCGAGCGCTTCGACTACGAGACCGGGGACGTGATCGTCGAGGTGATCGATCAATGGCATCTGGGCAGGACGGGCGATGGTCCCGCCCGTCTGCTGGTCATCGATCAGACACCGCCCGGCGCCTCCGCCACCATCCTGAAAGACAAGTCTGCGACGGAATGA
- a CDS encoding class I SAM-dependent methyltransferase — protein sequence MTDPHRSRVRTGAPVGAGAGGSDVAIDGEMVRSAYARWAPVYTLLAAPTALGRKAAVAKVNSIGGHFLEAGVGTGLALPDYTSNVRITGVDLSHDMLKRANEKIAKERLTNVTGVHEMDLSQLAFADGAFDGAVCMFTITAVPDAAQVMEELARVVRPGGHVVICSHFRAEKFPWTLSDRVLTPFATRLGWNPSMKIDGVLGSKSLELISREDAKPAGLFDLLTFRKQ from the coding sequence ATGACCGATCCCCATCGCTCCCGCGTCCGCACTGGCGCCCCCGTCGGCGCCGGCGCCGGAGGATCCGATGTCGCCATCGACGGCGAGATGGTGCGCTCGGCCTATGCCCGCTGGGCCCCGGTCTACACACTGCTGGCCGCGCCCACCGCGCTCGGCCGCAAGGCGGCGGTCGCCAAGGTCAACTCCATCGGCGGCCACTTCCTGGAAGCGGGCGTGGGCACCGGGCTCGCCCTGCCCGACTACACCTCCAACGTCCGCATCACCGGCGTGGACCTCTCCCACGATATGCTGAAGCGGGCGAACGAGAAGATCGCCAAGGAGCGGCTCACCAACGTCACCGGCGTGCACGAGATGGACCTCTCCCAGCTCGCCTTCGCCGACGGCGCCTTCGACGGCGCGGTGTGCATGTTCACCATCACCGCCGTGCCCGACGCCGCCCAGGTGATGGAGGAACTCGCCCGGGTCGTGCGTCCCGGCGGCCATGTCGTGATCTGCAGCCATTTCCGGGCGGAGAAATTCCCCTGGACGCTGAGCGACCGGGTGCTGACGCCGTTCGCAACCCGGCTGGGCTGGAACCCGTCCATGAAGATCGACGGCGTGCTCGGCTCCAAATCGCTGGAGCTGATCAGCCGCGAGGACGCCAAGCCCGCCGGCCTGTTCGACCTCCTGACCTTCCGCAAGCAGTAA
- the mnmA gene encoding tRNA 2-thiouridine(34) synthase MnmA, with product MTNSMDLPGRPEDTRIVVAMSGGVDSSVVAGLLAREGYEVVGVTLQLYDHGAATHRKGACCAGQDIHDARRVAEALGISHYVLNYEDRFRESVIEQFADSYLHGETPVPCISCNQSVKFSDLLETAKTLGADALATGHYVASRQNGAHRALYRPVDAERDQSYFLYATTQEQLDFLRFPLGGMTKPETRELAAELGLPVADKADSQDICFVPTGRYADVIERLRPGAVEPGDIVHVDGRVLGRHDGIIHYTVGQRRGLGLAVGEPLYVVGLDADAQRVVVGPKMALETRRIALRSFNWLGDQALDTIGPDGVELHARVRSTRPPVPALLTLDADGRPQVELLSPETGVAPGQACVFYDAPEGPARVLGGGVIDRTPTTDRLKQQSRDAFALAP from the coding sequence ATGACGAACAGCATGGATCTGCCGGGCCGGCCGGAGGACACCCGCATCGTCGTGGCGATGTCGGGCGGCGTCGATTCGTCGGTCGTGGCCGGGCTTCTCGCCAGGGAAGGCTACGAGGTGGTGGGCGTCACCCTCCAGCTCTACGACCACGGCGCGGCGACCCACCGCAAGGGCGCCTGCTGCGCGGGCCAGGACATTCACGACGCCCGGCGGGTGGCCGAGGCGCTCGGGATCTCCCACTACGTCCTGAACTACGAGGACCGGTTCCGCGAAAGCGTGATCGAGCAGTTCGCCGATTCCTACCTGCACGGCGAGACCCCGGTGCCCTGCATCTCCTGCAACCAGTCGGTCAAGTTCTCCGATCTTCTGGAGACCGCGAAGACGCTCGGCGCCGATGCGCTCGCAACCGGGCACTACGTGGCCAGCCGGCAGAACGGCGCCCACCGCGCCCTCTATCGCCCGGTCGATGCCGAACGCGACCAGAGCTACTTCCTCTACGCCACCACCCAGGAGCAGCTCGATTTCCTGCGCTTTCCGCTCGGCGGCATGACCAAGCCGGAAACGCGCGAACTGGCCGCCGAACTCGGCCTGCCCGTCGCCGACAAGGCCGACAGCCAGGACATCTGCTTCGTGCCGACCGGGCGCTATGCCGACGTGATCGAGCGGCTGCGGCCGGGCGCGGTCGAGCCTGGCGACATCGTCCACGTGGACGGTCGGGTGCTCGGCCGCCACGACGGCATCATCCACTACACCGTCGGCCAGCGCCGCGGACTGGGTCTCGCCGTGGGTGAGCCGCTCTACGTGGTCGGGCTCGACGCGGACGCCCAGCGGGTCGTCGTCGGGCCGAAGATGGCACTGGAGACGCGCCGGATCGCGCTGCGCAGCTTCAACTGGCTCGGCGACCAGGCCCTGGACACGATCGGCCCGGACGGGGTCGAGCTTCACGCCCGGGTCCGCTCCACCCGACCGCCGGTGCCTGCCCTTCTGACTCTCGACGCCGACGGCCGGCCCCAGGTCGAGCTGCTGTCGCCGGAAACGGGCGTCGCACCCGGACAGGCCTGCGTCTTCTATGACGCGCCCGAGGGCCCTGCACGGGTGCTCGGTGGCGGCGTCATCGACCGCACGCCGACGACCGACCGTCTGAAGCAGCAGAGCCGGGACGCCTTCGCGCTCGCACCCTGA